Proteins encoded in a region of the Elaeis guineensis isolate ETL-2024a chromosome 7, EG11, whole genome shotgun sequence genome:
- the LOC105033060 gene encoding uncharacterized protein, which produces MSYRCTNCSLTIYLSSGSSRLPAMKFKKQQPREGDPSIQLEIFEDPNGGNGNLVNYLGSTFFEPQINTDPVRVPSDINPSGRNGNKANTDSTFQAPEKKLTLFALHLAILEKAASGLGTLAFIWATVVLLGGFAVLLEDIDFWFVTIILLIEGTRIFSRSHELEWQHQATWTLAAGGRYSFRALRSSSRFLFRAIKAIFHPFSIVRPQGDSSPRPKGSNQTMRETQKQVLRSMTQRTWYAPNVPLLPHAGWVFLSKNISMILIWLQLLSATACVVLSLMRLIEQDYGEVGQEMDKRNRRPALNIFYGLALAEALMFLMEKTYWHWKVSYGKLLKQVSRECELEPSGIISIKRFFYDAYSKCISGSIFDGLKMDLVTFAKELLDSDYQDEQLIGVQMLQKFVKSNHFTSETLRKIGTSTWVIERLIEMLNWKNPAEEEIRRCAAEIVSKLAGKKQNALRVAGIPGAMESISSLLHTSNSYNAKPHEIYQRSIISDPTNYDFLAFNLLGLLILKKLAHDHDNCGKIGNARGLLPKVIDFTNASQSLLRNDLASESQIKAVKRSLQLVRMLVSTTGNTGKMLRQEISEIVFTVSNIREILQYGENHMVLQKLGIEILTSLAMDETAREQIGSTGGIIKLLLFIFFRPGFTENEHSVSDEAGEALAMLALESRRNCERILKEQRILERLISALNNPVLQINAARIFRNLCAYSGIECADSLRGVTAALPTVLKAIMYEKDKLLEVSIGLATQICKFMGPTEYAVELERAGIKETDLVEKLVQILREHSYPEIKVPRIRRFVIEQAIWLMKSHRNYIQLFKNLEMEKLLESVAETTSELECFHVFSGSVGLSKHRRSLSSVVDTAIELMSNG; this is translated from the exons ATGTCATATAGATGCACCAACTGCTCTTTGACAATTTATTTGTCATCAGGAAGTTCCAGGCTTCCAGCAATGAAGTTTAAGAAACAACAACCAAGGGAAGGTGATCCAAGCATCCAACTGGAGATCTTTGAGGATCCAAATGGAGGCAACGGCAATCTGGTCAACTACTTGGGCTCTACTTTTTTTGAACCTCAGATAAACACTGATCCTGTGAGAGTACCAAGTGATATCAACCCATCAGGACGAAATGGGAACAAGGCAAACACAGACAGCACATTTCAAGCACCTGAAAAGAAGCTGACCCTCTTCGCCCTTCACCTTGCAATCCTGGAAAAAGCTGCAAGTGGCCTTGGAACGCTAGCATTCATCTGGGCTACAGTAGTTCTTCTTGGTGGGTTCGCAGTGCTGCTAGAGGACATAGATTTTTGGTTTGTGACCATAATTCTCCTCATTGAAGGCACCAGAATCTTCAGTCGGAGCCACGAGCTCGAGTGGCAGCACCAGGCAACATGGACCCTAGCAGCAGGTGGACGTTACAGCTTCCGAGCGCTCAGATCCAGCTCCCGCTTTCTCTTTCGGGCTATAAAAGCAATATTCCATCCGTTCTCCATTGTCCGACCACAAGGTGACAGCAGCCCGAGGCCTAAAGGAAGTAACCAAACCATGAGAGAAACCCAAAAGCAAGTTCTTCGAAGTATGACCCAGCGAACATGGTATGCACCCAACGTTCCCCTTCTCCCTCATGCTGGCTGGGTCTTTCTATCAAAAAACATCAGCATGATCCTTATATGGCTGCAGCTCTTATCAGCTACTGCATGTGTGGTGCTTTCCTTGATGCGCCTTATTGAGCAGGATTATGGTGAGGTAGGACAAGAAATGGACAAAAGAAACAGGAGGCCAGCACTGAACATATTCTATGGGCTGGCTCTGGCCGAAGCCCTGATGTTCCTGATGGAGAAGACCTACTGGCACTGGAAGGTCTCATATGGCAAGTTGTTGAAGCAAGTAAGCAGGGAGTGCGAACTAGAACCATCTGGGATTATATCAATCAAACGGTTCTTCTATGATGCATACTCTAAATGCATCAGTGGGAGCATCTTCGATGGCCTCAAAATGGATCTGGTGACTTTTGCCAAGGAGCTCTTGGACTCTGATTATCAGGATGAGCAACTCATCGGGGTTCAAATGCTGCAGAAGTTTGTAAAAAGCAACCACTTCACCTCCGAGACTCTACGCAAGATTGGCACTTCAACCTGGGTGATCGAAAGACTGATCGAGATGCTGAACTGGAAGAATCCAGCTGAAGAAGAAATCAGGCGATGTGCCGCGGAGATCGTGTCAAAGCTTGCTGGGAAGAAGCAAAATGCACTAAGAGTTGCTGGAATTCCAGGAGCAATGGAGTCGATATCGTCTTTGCTGCATACTAGCAACAGCTATAATGCCAAGCCCCATGAAATCTATCagagatccattatttctgatccAACAAACTATGATTTTTTAGCTTTTAATCTACTGGGTCTGTTAATTCTGAAAAAACTTGCTCATGATCATGATAATTGTGGGAAGATTGGGAATGCCAGAGGCCTCCTGCCAAAGGTCATAGACTTCACAAATGCTAGCCAGAGCTTGCTGCGAAATGACCTAGCATCAGAGTCCCAGATCAAAGCAGTCAAGAGATCGCTGCAACTGGTGAGGATGCTGGTGAGCACAACAGGTAATACTGGAAAAATGCTTCGGCAGGAAATCTCAGAGATTGTCTTCACAGTGAGCAACATCAGGGAGATCTTGCAGTATGGAGAGAACCACATGGTGCTGCAGAAGCTGGGGATTGAGATTTTAACGAGCCTGGCAATGGATGAAACTGCAAGGGAGCAGATTGGGAGCACAGGTGGAATTATTAAACTGCTGTTATTTATCTTCTTCAGGCCAGGATTTACAGAAAATGAGCACTCAGTGAGCGATGAAGCAGGGGAGGCACTAGCAATGCTGGCACTAGAAAGCCGGAGGAACTGTGAGCGGATCTTGAAGGAGCAGAGAATTTTGGAGCGGCTCATCAGTGCACTAAATAATCCAGTGCTCCAAATAAATGCTGCAAGAATCTTTCGAAACTTGTGCGCATACTCTGGAATTGAATGTGCTGATAGCCTCAGGGGAGTCACTGCTGCCTTACCTACT GTGTTGAAAGCTATTATGTATGAGAAAGATAAACTACTGGAGGTATCAATTGGGCTTGCCACACAGATCTGCAAATTCATGGGCCCTACAGAATATGCTGTGGAACTTGAACGAGCTGGCATTAAAGAAACTGACCTTGTGGAGAAGCTGGTACAGATACTAAGAGAACACAGTTACCCAGAAATTAAGGTTCCAAGAATAAGAAGGTTTGTAATTGAACAAGCAATTTGGCTAATGAAATCCCACAGAAATTATATCCAGTTATTCAAGAATTTAGAAATGGAGAAGCTCCTGGAGAGTGTAGCAGAAACCACATCAGAGCTCGAGTGCTTTCATGTTTTCTCTGGTAGCGTTGGACTGAGCAAGCACCGTAGATCTCTCTCCTCTGTTGTAGACACAGCAATTGAGTTGATGAGCAATGGTTAA